In one window of Canis aureus isolate CA01 chromosome 36, VMU_Caureus_v.1.0, whole genome shotgun sequence DNA:
- the NIF3L1 gene encoding NIF3-like protein 1 isoform X5, translated as MLSSRVRLIPRTVRLVHSLIYNSCHSSMDLKALLCSLNDFASLSLAESWDNVGLLVEPSPPHTVNTLFLTNDLTEEVMEEALQKKADLILSYHPPIFRPLKHITWKTWKERLVIRALENRVGIYSPHTAYDAAPQGVNSWLAKGLGVCTSRPIHPSRAPNYPTTGTHRVEFSVNGTEDLDKVISAVKRIADVSVTSFSTRTDNEEQTRISLNCSQEALIQVVAFLSQSKQFYQKTEILSLEKPLLLHTGMGRLCTLDESVSLATMIDRIKRHLKLSHVRLALGSLQSKSWPCVLVLGVRCYKGQRPTFTSQVRCPIMMFWMLHPKE; from the exons atgttgtcGTCTCGTGTACGCCTCATTCCCAGAACAGTCCGGCTTGTTCATTCCCTCATCTACAATTCTTGCCATTCCTCCATGGATTTAAAGGCGCTCCTTTGCTCCTTGAATGACTTTGCATCCCTCTCCCTTGCTGAGAGTTGGGACAATGTTGGCTTACTGGTGGAACCAAGCCCACCACACACTGTAAACACACTCTTCCTTACCAACGACTTGACTGAGGAAGTGATGGAGGAGGCGCTGCAAAAAAAGGCGGACCTCATTCTCTCCTACCATCCACCTATTTTTCGACCCTTAAAACACATAACCTGGAAAACCTGGAAGGAGCGCCTGGTGATCCGGGCTCTGGAAAACAGAGTTGGTATTTACTCTCCTCACACCGCCTATGATGCTGCACCCCAAGGAGTCAACAGCTGGTTGGCAAAAGGGCTTG GAGTTTGCACCTCCAGGCCCATACATCCTTCCAGAGCTCCCAACTACCCTACAACGGGAACACACAGAGTAGAATTCAGTGTTAATGGTACCGAAGACCTGGACAAAGTTATTTCTGCAGTGAAACGAATTGCAGATGTTTCTGTCACTTCTTTTTCTACTAG gacTGATAATGAAGAACAAACAAGGATTAGTCTGAATTGTAGTCAGGAGGCTTTGATACAGGTGGTGGCATTTCTTTCCCAGAGCAAACAATTCTATCAGAAGACTGAAATTCTGTCACTGGAGaag CCTCTGCTTCTACACACTGGAATGGGACGGTTGTGCACACTGGATGAATCTGTTTCCTTGGCAACCATGATTGATCGAATCAAAAGGCACCTTAAACTATCTCATGTTCGCCTTGCTCTTGGG AGTCTCCAGTCAAAGTCGTGGCCCTGTGTGCTGGTTCTGGGAGTACGGTGCTACAAGGGGCAGAGGCCGACCTTTACCTCACAG GTGAGATGTCCCATCATGATGTTCTGGATGCTGCATCCCAAGGAATAA
- the NIF3L1 gene encoding NIF3-like protein 1 isoform X6 codes for MLSSRVRLIPRTVRLVHSLIYNSCHSSMDLKALLCSLNDFASLSLAESWDNVGLLVEPSPPHTVNTLFLTNDLTEEVMEEALQKKADLILSYHPPIFRPLKHITWKTWKERLVIRALENRVGIYSPHTAYDAAPQGVNSWLAKGLGVCTSRPIHPSRAPNYPTTGTHRVEFSVNGTEDLDKVISAVKRIADVSVTSFSTRTDNEEQTRISLNCSQEALIQVVAFLSQSKQFYQKTEILSLEKPLLLHTGMGRLCTLDESVSLATMIDRIKRHLKLSHVRLALGSLQSKSWPCVLVLGVRCYKGQRPTFTSQNAIVGEPRWRGV; via the exons atgttgtcGTCTCGTGTACGCCTCATTCCCAGAACAGTCCGGCTTGTTCATTCCCTCATCTACAATTCTTGCCATTCCTCCATGGATTTAAAGGCGCTCCTTTGCTCCTTGAATGACTTTGCATCCCTCTCCCTTGCTGAGAGTTGGGACAATGTTGGCTTACTGGTGGAACCAAGCCCACCACACACTGTAAACACACTCTTCCTTACCAACGACTTGACTGAGGAAGTGATGGAGGAGGCGCTGCAAAAAAAGGCGGACCTCATTCTCTCCTACCATCCACCTATTTTTCGACCCTTAAAACACATAACCTGGAAAACCTGGAAGGAGCGCCTGGTGATCCGGGCTCTGGAAAACAGAGTTGGTATTTACTCTCCTCACACCGCCTATGATGCTGCACCCCAAGGAGTCAACAGCTGGTTGGCAAAAGGGCTTG GAGTTTGCACCTCCAGGCCCATACATCCTTCCAGAGCTCCCAACTACCCTACAACGGGAACACACAGAGTAGAATTCAGTGTTAATGGTACCGAAGACCTGGACAAAGTTATTTCTGCAGTGAAACGAATTGCAGATGTTTCTGTCACTTCTTTTTCTACTAG gacTGATAATGAAGAACAAACAAGGATTAGTCTGAATTGTAGTCAGGAGGCTTTGATACAGGTGGTGGCATTTCTTTCCCAGAGCAAACAATTCTATCAGAAGACTGAAATTCTGTCACTGGAGaag CCTCTGCTTCTACACACTGGAATGGGACGGTTGTGCACACTGGATGAATCTGTTTCCTTGGCAACCATGATTGATCGAATCAAAAGGCACCTTAAACTATCTCATGTTCGCCTTGCTCTTGGG AGTCTCCAGTCAAAGTCGTGGCCCTGTGTGCTGGTTCTGGGAGTACGGTGCTACAAGGGGCAGAGGCCGACCTTTACCTCACAG aatgccatTGTTGGGGAGCCCCGGTGGCGCGgcgtttag
- the NIF3L1 gene encoding NIF3-like protein 1 isoform X4: MLSSRVRLIPRTVRLVHSLIYNSCHSSMDLKALLCSLNDFASLSLAESWDNVGLLVEPSPPHTVNTLFLTNDLTEEVMEEALQKKADLILSYHPPIFRPLKHITWKTWKERLVIRALENRVGIYSPHTAYDAAPQGVNSWLAKGLGVCTSRPIHPSRAPNYPTTGTHRVEFSVNGTEDLDKVISAVKRIADVSVTSFSTRTDNEEQTRISLNCSQEALIQVVAFLSQSKQFYQKTEILSLEKPLLLHTGMGRLCTLDESVSLATMIDRIKRHLKLSHVRLALGVGRTLGFFLFTLEKHQREREREKERERSRGRSRLHAGSLKWDSILGLPGSRPGLKVALNR; encoded by the exons atgttgtcGTCTCGTGTACGCCTCATTCCCAGAACAGTCCGGCTTGTTCATTCCCTCATCTACAATTCTTGCCATTCCTCCATGGATTTAAAGGCGCTCCTTTGCTCCTTGAATGACTTTGCATCCCTCTCCCTTGCTGAGAGTTGGGACAATGTTGGCTTACTGGTGGAACCAAGCCCACCACACACTGTAAACACACTCTTCCTTACCAACGACTTGACTGAGGAAGTGATGGAGGAGGCGCTGCAAAAAAAGGCGGACCTCATTCTCTCCTACCATCCACCTATTTTTCGACCCTTAAAACACATAACCTGGAAAACCTGGAAGGAGCGCCTGGTGATCCGGGCTCTGGAAAACAGAGTTGGTATTTACTCTCCTCACACCGCCTATGATGCTGCACCCCAAGGAGTCAACAGCTGGTTGGCAAAAGGGCTTG GAGTTTGCACCTCCAGGCCCATACATCCTTCCAGAGCTCCCAACTACCCTACAACGGGAACACACAGAGTAGAATTCAGTGTTAATGGTACCGAAGACCTGGACAAAGTTATTTCTGCAGTGAAACGAATTGCAGATGTTTCTGTCACTTCTTTTTCTACTAG gacTGATAATGAAGAACAAACAAGGATTAGTCTGAATTGTAGTCAGGAGGCTTTGATACAGGTGGTGGCATTTCTTTCCCAGAGCAAACAATTCTATCAGAAGACTGAAATTCTGTCACTGGAGaag CCTCTGCTTCTACACACTGGAATGGGACGGTTGTGCACACTGGATGAATCTGTTTCCTTGGCAACCATGATTGATCGAATCAAAAGGCACCTTAAACTATCTCATGTTCGCCTTGCTCTTGGGGTAGGAAGGACCTTAG gtttttttttattcactcttgagaaacaccagagagagagagagagagaaaaagagagagagagaagcagagggagaagcaggctccatgcagggagcctaaagtgggactcgatcctgggtctcccaggatcacgccctgggctgaaggtggcgctaaaccgctga
- the NIF3L1 gene encoding NIF3-like protein 1 isoform X7 codes for MLSSRVRLIPRTVRLVHSLIYNSCHSSMDLKALLCSLNDFASLSLAESWDNVGLLVEPSPPHTVNTLFLTNDLTEEVMEEALQKKADLILSYHPPIFRPLKHITWKTWKERLVIRALENRVGIYSPHTAYDAAPQGVNSWLAKGLGVCTSRPIHPSRAPNYPTTGTHRVEFSVNGTEDLDKVISAVKRIADVSVTSFSTRTDNEEQTRISLNCSQEALIQVVAFLSQSKQFYQKTEILSLEKPLLLHTGMGRLCTLDESVSLATMIDRIKRHLKLSHVRLALGSLQSKSWPCVLVLGVRCYKGQRPTFTSQDQNPGF; via the exons atgttgtcGTCTCGTGTACGCCTCATTCCCAGAACAGTCCGGCTTGTTCATTCCCTCATCTACAATTCTTGCCATTCCTCCATGGATTTAAAGGCGCTCCTTTGCTCCTTGAATGACTTTGCATCCCTCTCCCTTGCTGAGAGTTGGGACAATGTTGGCTTACTGGTGGAACCAAGCCCACCACACACTGTAAACACACTCTTCCTTACCAACGACTTGACTGAGGAAGTGATGGAGGAGGCGCTGCAAAAAAAGGCGGACCTCATTCTCTCCTACCATCCACCTATTTTTCGACCCTTAAAACACATAACCTGGAAAACCTGGAAGGAGCGCCTGGTGATCCGGGCTCTGGAAAACAGAGTTGGTATTTACTCTCCTCACACCGCCTATGATGCTGCACCCCAAGGAGTCAACAGCTGGTTGGCAAAAGGGCTTG GAGTTTGCACCTCCAGGCCCATACATCCTTCCAGAGCTCCCAACTACCCTACAACGGGAACACACAGAGTAGAATTCAGTGTTAATGGTACCGAAGACCTGGACAAAGTTATTTCTGCAGTGAAACGAATTGCAGATGTTTCTGTCACTTCTTTTTCTACTAG gacTGATAATGAAGAACAAACAAGGATTAGTCTGAATTGTAGTCAGGAGGCTTTGATACAGGTGGTGGCATTTCTTTCCCAGAGCAAACAATTCTATCAGAAGACTGAAATTCTGTCACTGGAGaag CCTCTGCTTCTACACACTGGAATGGGACGGTTGTGCACACTGGATGAATCTGTTTCCTTGGCAACCATGATTGATCGAATCAAAAGGCACCTTAAACTATCTCATGTTCGCCTTGCTCTTGGG AGTCTCCAGTCAAAGTCGTGGCCCTGTGTGCTGGTTCTGGGAGTACGGTGCTACAAGGGGCAGAGGCCGACCTTTACCTCACAG gACCAGAATCCAGGGTTTTAA
- the NIF3L1 gene encoding NIF3-like protein 1 isoform X3 yields MLSSRVRLIPRTVRLVHSLIYNSCHSSMDLKALLCSLNDFASLSLAESWDNVGLLVEPSPPHTVNTLFLTNDLTEEVMEEALQKKADLILSYHPPIFRPLKHITWKTWKERLVIRALENRVGIYSPHTAYDAAPQGVNSWLAKGLGVCTSRPIHPSRAPNYPTTGTHRVEFSVNGTEDLDKVISAVKRIADVSVTSFSTRTDNEEQTRISLNCSQEALIQVVAFLSQSKQFYQKTEILSLEKPLLLHTGMGRLCTLDESVSLATMIDRIKRHLKLSHVRLALGVGRTLESPVKVVALCAGSGSTVLQGAEADLYLTGPESRVLTLWLFPWLLPKPLRYYSFSELTTSAHDQYLFSILLKM; encoded by the exons atgttgtcGTCTCGTGTACGCCTCATTCCCAGAACAGTCCGGCTTGTTCATTCCCTCATCTACAATTCTTGCCATTCCTCCATGGATTTAAAGGCGCTCCTTTGCTCCTTGAATGACTTTGCATCCCTCTCCCTTGCTGAGAGTTGGGACAATGTTGGCTTACTGGTGGAACCAAGCCCACCACACACTGTAAACACACTCTTCCTTACCAACGACTTGACTGAGGAAGTGATGGAGGAGGCGCTGCAAAAAAAGGCGGACCTCATTCTCTCCTACCATCCACCTATTTTTCGACCCTTAAAACACATAACCTGGAAAACCTGGAAGGAGCGCCTGGTGATCCGGGCTCTGGAAAACAGAGTTGGTATTTACTCTCCTCACACCGCCTATGATGCTGCACCCCAAGGAGTCAACAGCTGGTTGGCAAAAGGGCTTG GAGTTTGCACCTCCAGGCCCATACATCCTTCCAGAGCTCCCAACTACCCTACAACGGGAACACACAGAGTAGAATTCAGTGTTAATGGTACCGAAGACCTGGACAAAGTTATTTCTGCAGTGAAACGAATTGCAGATGTTTCTGTCACTTCTTTTTCTACTAG gacTGATAATGAAGAACAAACAAGGATTAGTCTGAATTGTAGTCAGGAGGCTTTGATACAGGTGGTGGCATTTCTTTCCCAGAGCAAACAATTCTATCAGAAGACTGAAATTCTGTCACTGGAGaag CCTCTGCTTCTACACACTGGAATGGGACGGTTGTGCACACTGGATGAATCTGTTTCCTTGGCAACCATGATTGATCGAATCAAAAGGCACCTTAAACTATCTCATGTTCGCCTTGCTCTTGGGGTAGGAAGGACCTTAG AGTCTCCAGTCAAAGTCGTGGCCCTGTGTGCTGGTTCTGGGAGTACGGTGCTACAAGGGGCAGAGGCCGACCTTTACCTCACAG gACCAGAATCCAGGGTTTTAACCCTCTGGCTATTCCCATGGCTACTTCCTAAGCCTCTCCGTTACTATTCCTTCTCTGAACTTACTACAAGTGCACATGACCAGTATCTGTTTTCTATTCTTCTGAAGATGTAA
- the NIF3L1 gene encoding NIF3-like protein 1 isoform X1, which yields MLSSRVRLIPRTVRLVHSLIYNSCHSSMDLKALLCSLNDFASLSLAESWDNVGLLVEPSPPHTVNTLFLTNDLTEEVMEEALQKKADLILSYHPPIFRPLKHITWKTWKERLVIRALENRVGIYSPHTAYDAAPQGVNSWLAKGLGVCTSRPIHPSRAPNYPTTGTHRVEFSVNGTEDLDKVISAVKRIADVSVTSFSTRTDNEEQTRISLNCSQEALIQVVAFLSQSKQFYQKTEILSLEKPLLLHTGMGRLCTLDESVSLATMIDRIKRHLKLSHVRLALGVGRTLESPVKVVALCAGSGSTVLQGAEADLYLTGEMSHHDVLDAASQGINVILCEHSNTERGFLSDLRDMLGAHLENKINIILSETDRDPLHVV from the exons atgttgtcGTCTCGTGTACGCCTCATTCCCAGAACAGTCCGGCTTGTTCATTCCCTCATCTACAATTCTTGCCATTCCTCCATGGATTTAAAGGCGCTCCTTTGCTCCTTGAATGACTTTGCATCCCTCTCCCTTGCTGAGAGTTGGGACAATGTTGGCTTACTGGTGGAACCAAGCCCACCACACACTGTAAACACACTCTTCCTTACCAACGACTTGACTGAGGAAGTGATGGAGGAGGCGCTGCAAAAAAAGGCGGACCTCATTCTCTCCTACCATCCACCTATTTTTCGACCCTTAAAACACATAACCTGGAAAACCTGGAAGGAGCGCCTGGTGATCCGGGCTCTGGAAAACAGAGTTGGTATTTACTCTCCTCACACCGCCTATGATGCTGCACCCCAAGGAGTCAACAGCTGGTTGGCAAAAGGGCTTG GAGTTTGCACCTCCAGGCCCATACATCCTTCCAGAGCTCCCAACTACCCTACAACGGGAACACACAGAGTAGAATTCAGTGTTAATGGTACCGAAGACCTGGACAAAGTTATTTCTGCAGTGAAACGAATTGCAGATGTTTCTGTCACTTCTTTTTCTACTAG gacTGATAATGAAGAACAAACAAGGATTAGTCTGAATTGTAGTCAGGAGGCTTTGATACAGGTGGTGGCATTTCTTTCCCAGAGCAAACAATTCTATCAGAAGACTGAAATTCTGTCACTGGAGaag CCTCTGCTTCTACACACTGGAATGGGACGGTTGTGCACACTGGATGAATCTGTTTCCTTGGCAACCATGATTGATCGAATCAAAAGGCACCTTAAACTATCTCATGTTCGCCTTGCTCTTGGGGTAGGAAGGACCTTAG AGTCTCCAGTCAAAGTCGTGGCCCTGTGTGCTGGTTCTGGGAGTACGGTGCTACAAGGGGCAGAGGCCGACCTTTACCTCACAG GTGAGATGTCCCATCATGATGTTCTGGATGCTGCATCCCAAGGAATAAATGTCATCCTCTGTGAACATAGCAACACTGAACGAGGCTTTCTTTCTGATCTTCGAGATATGCTGGGTGCTCACTTGGAGAATAAGATTAATATTATCCTGTCAGAAACAGACAGGGACCCTCTTCATGTGGTATAA
- the NIF3L1 gene encoding NIF3-like protein 1 isoform X2, translating into MLSSRVRLIPRTVRLVHSLIYNSCHSSMDLKALLCSLNDFASLSLAESWDNVGLLVEPSPPHTVNTLFLTNDLTEEVMEEALQKKADLILSYHPPIFRPLKHITWKTWKERLVIRALENRVGIYSPHTAYDAAPQGVNSWLAKGLGVCTSRPIHPSRAPNYPTTGTHRVEFSVNGTEDLDKVISAVKRIADVSVTSFSTRTDNEEQTRISLNCSQEALIQVVAFLSQSKQFYQKTEILSLEKPLLLHTGMGRLCTLDESVSLATMIDRIKRHLKLSHVRLALGVGRTLESPVKVVALCAGSGSTVLQGAEADLYLTECHCWGAPVARRLVPPAAWGVILETQDRVPRPASCMEPASSSACVSASLSE; encoded by the exons atgttgtcGTCTCGTGTACGCCTCATTCCCAGAACAGTCCGGCTTGTTCATTCCCTCATCTACAATTCTTGCCATTCCTCCATGGATTTAAAGGCGCTCCTTTGCTCCTTGAATGACTTTGCATCCCTCTCCCTTGCTGAGAGTTGGGACAATGTTGGCTTACTGGTGGAACCAAGCCCACCACACACTGTAAACACACTCTTCCTTACCAACGACTTGACTGAGGAAGTGATGGAGGAGGCGCTGCAAAAAAAGGCGGACCTCATTCTCTCCTACCATCCACCTATTTTTCGACCCTTAAAACACATAACCTGGAAAACCTGGAAGGAGCGCCTGGTGATCCGGGCTCTGGAAAACAGAGTTGGTATTTACTCTCCTCACACCGCCTATGATGCTGCACCCCAAGGAGTCAACAGCTGGTTGGCAAAAGGGCTTG GAGTTTGCACCTCCAGGCCCATACATCCTTCCAGAGCTCCCAACTACCCTACAACGGGAACACACAGAGTAGAATTCAGTGTTAATGGTACCGAAGACCTGGACAAAGTTATTTCTGCAGTGAAACGAATTGCAGATGTTTCTGTCACTTCTTTTTCTACTAG gacTGATAATGAAGAACAAACAAGGATTAGTCTGAATTGTAGTCAGGAGGCTTTGATACAGGTGGTGGCATTTCTTTCCCAGAGCAAACAATTCTATCAGAAGACTGAAATTCTGTCACTGGAGaag CCTCTGCTTCTACACACTGGAATGGGACGGTTGTGCACACTGGATGAATCTGTTTCCTTGGCAACCATGATTGATCGAATCAAAAGGCACCTTAAACTATCTCATGTTCGCCTTGCTCTTGGGGTAGGAAGGACCTTAG AGTCTCCAGTCAAAGTCGTGGCCCTGTGTGCTGGTTCTGGGAGTACGGTGCTACAAGGGGCAGAGGCCGACCTTTACCTCACAG aatgccatTGTTGGGGAGCCCCGGTGGCGCGgcgtttagtgccgcctgcagcctggggtgtgatcctggagacccaggatcgagtcccgcgtccggcttcctgcatggagcctgcttcttcctctgcctgtgtctctgcctctctctctgaataa